The Pseudokineococcus lusitanus genomic interval CGAGGAGGTCGTCGTCGTCCTCCACGAGGAGGTCCCCGTCGTCACGACGGAGACCCGCCCGGTGGAGCGCGTCACCGTCCGCGCCCGCCGGGTCGAGAGCACGACGCCCGTCACCGTCGACCTCTCCCGCGAGGTCGTCGAGGTCGAGCAGGACGCCGGCCGCGGCTGACGCCGCGCCCGCCACCACCCACCCGCACCGCGGAAGCAGCAGGAGGCACATCGTGCAGATCCCCAAGCAGCAGGTCATCGACCTCATCAAGAGCAAGGTCGGCGGCGAGAAGGCCGGTCAGGCCGACTCCGAGCTGCCGGACCAGGTGGACACCGACCAGCACGCCGGGCTCCTCCAGAAGTTCGGCGTCGACCGGCAGGAGCTCCTCGGCGGCGGGGGCGGCGGCCTCGCCGGCAAGCTCGGCCTCTGACGCACCCGCTCCACGACGACGGCCCCGGCGCGCTGCGCCGGGGCCGTCGTCGTGCTCCGAGGGCCGTGGGCGAGCGCGCGGTCAGCGTGCGACGGCGCCGGTGCCCAGCGCCGCGGTGACGTCGGCGGCGAGCGCCGCGGCGGACCGCTCGGACGGGTCGAGGAGGACGTCGGCCCGCGCCACCGGCCACCAGGTCCGCCCGTCCCCCGTCTCGTCCCCGGACGCCGGGGGCAGGATCGCCACGAGGACGGCGTCGAGGCCGGCGCGGAGCAGGGCCGCCTCGACGACGGCCCACGCCCGCTCGTCGGCGAGGGGGCAGGCGACGACGAGGCGCTCGCTGCGCCAGGCCATGAGCTCGGCGGCGGCGGTGGCCGTCAGCGCCCGCCAGCCGGGGGACGCCTCGAGGTCGTCCGCGCCGTCGAGGGCGGTGGCGAGCGGACCGACGTCGACCAGCCGTGCCCCGGGCAGCAGGTCCCACAGCTCGTCGGCGACGTCCTCGGCGAGCTGCGCCGCTCCGGTGAGCCACAGCACCACAGGCCGAGGGTAGGGACGGGCGGGCGGTCCCGCCCGTCCACGCGGGGTCCCGGCACGGAGCCCGTCGAGGCGCCCGCGCACGTGGCCCCCGCCTGTCCCGCGTCGCTGCCGACGTCGGCGGAAGGGGGCCCGGTCTCCCCACTTCGCTGCCGAAGTCGTTGGGCGGGGGCCTTGCTTCCCGACTTCGCTGCCGAAGTCGTTGGGCGGGGGCCCTGCGTCACGACTTCGCTGCCGAAGTCGGTGAGAGGGGGCCCTGCGTCACGACTTCACTGCCGACGTCGGCGGGAGGGGGCTCGGTCTCCCCACTTCGCTGCCGAAGTCGTTGGGCGGGGCCTTGCGATACGACTTCGCTGCCGAAGTCGGTGAGAGGGGGCCCTGCGTCACGACTTCGCTGCCGAAGTCGGCACTACGGGCGACCTCGCCAGCGAGCGGGCCGGGCGACGGTCAGGTGTCGACGCCGTCAGCGACCTCGACGAGGACCGCCGAGGCGCACGCGTGGACAGAGGGGCTCCTCAGCGGAGCCGGCGGGCCGGCGGGGCCGGCCGCTGCCACCACGCGAGGGCGCGCGGTGCGGTGGCCCGGGCGACGCCCAGGGCCAGGAGGGCGACGACGACGAGCGCGGCGGCGGCCACGGAGGGCCCGCTCGCGGCGACGACGAGGGCGGCGACGGCGGCGAGCACCATCGTCGCGGCGGCGGTCGTGACCGGTGCCAGGGCGGCACCGCGGCGGTTGCGCTGCTCGAGGTACATGCCGGCCTCCGTCTCGCGTCCACGACCCACCCGCGGGGGGTTTCTGTGCACCGAACTCTCCGGCACGGACGGGCCCCTGGCAAGACGAGCGGGGGAGCCGAGCGGGGACGTGGTGGACCTCACTCCACCGTGAGCGTTAACATGCCTGCGCGCGGCACGACGAGGACGTCGGGTGCCGTCGGCAGGAGCTCCGGGCGGTCGAGCCGGGGGCAGGACGGACGACGACGGCCGCGGGGCCGGGACGGGAGCGGCGCGTGAGCACCGACCAGCACGAGGACGGGCGGGCGGTGCCGGCGACGGACCGCGACCTGCCCGAGGAGGTCCGCCGCGAGGTGGCCCGCCTGCGGGACCAGCTCGTCGTCCTGCACGCGGAGCTCGTGCGCAACGGGCTCGTCGTCTGGACGGGCGGCAACGTGTCCGCGCGGGTGCTGGGCGCCGACCTCTTCCTCATCAAGCCGTCGGGGCTGTCCTACGACGACCTCGACGCGGCGTCGATGGTGCTGTGCACGCTCGACGGCGAGGCCGTCGACCCGGCCCAGCAGCCGTCGTCCGACACGGGCTCGCACGCCTACGTCTACCGCCACATGCCCGAGGTGGCCGGCCAGGTGCACACGCACTCGACCTACGCGTGCGCGTGGGCCGCCCGCGCGGAGGAGATCCCCTGCGTGCTCACCGCGATGGCGGACGAGTTCGGCGGCCCGATCCCGCTCGGGCCCTTCGCGCTCATCGGCGGCGAGGACATCGGCCGCGGCGTCGTCGAGACGCTCACCGGCCACCGCTCCAAGGCCGTCATCATGCAGAACCACGGCGTCTTCACGATCGGCAAGGACGCGAAGGCAGCCGTCAAGGCCGCCGTCATGTGCGAGGACGTGGCCCGTTCCGTCCACATCGCCCGCCAGCTGGGGGAGACCGTCCCGATCCCCCAGGACGCGGTCGACAGCCTCTACGACCGCTACCAGAACGTCTACGGCCAGCGCCCCGCTGCGCCGTCCGCCCCGGGGGCCGGCGCCGACGCCGGCGCCGGCACCACCGCCGAGGAGGCATCCCGATGAGGTCCGCGCTCGAGACCCGCGAGGTCTGGTTCGTCACCGGCAGCCAGGGGCTGTACGGCCCCGAGACGCTGGAGCAGGTGGCCGAGCAGTCGCGCCGCGTCGCCGACGAGCTGGGGGCGTCCTCCGACGTGCCCGTGCGCGTCGTGTGGAAGCCGGTCCTCACGAGCTCCGACGCCATCCTCCGCCTCGCCCGAGAGGCCTCGGCCGACGACGCCTGCATCGGCCTCGTCGCGTGGATGCACACCTTCTCGCCGGCGCGCATGTGGATCGCGGGGCTCAACGTCCTCGACGTGCCGCTGCTGCACCTGCACACCCAGGCCGACGCCGCCCTGCCCTGGGCGAGCCTCGACATGGACTTCATGAACCTCAACCAGGCCGCGCACGGCGACCGCGAGTTCGGGTACATCCAGTCGCGCCTCGGCGTCCCCCGCACCACCGTCGTCGGCCACGTCTCCGACCCGTCCGTGACGGCACGCGTGGGCGCGTGGGTCCGGGCCGCCGTCGGCCGGGCCGAGCTCCGGTCGCTGCACCTCGCCCGCTTCGGCGACACCATGCGCGACGTCGCCGTCACCGAGGGCGACAAGGTGGACGCGCAGTCCCGCCTCGGCGTCACGGTCAACGCCTACGGCGTCAACGCGCTCGTCGGCGCCGTCGCCGAGGCCACGGACGCGCAGGTGGACGCGCTGGCGGACGAGTACGAGCAGACCTACGTCGTCGCGCCGGAGCTGCGCCGCGGCGCCGAGCGGCACGACTCGCTGCGCGAGGCCGCCCGCATCGAGGTCGGCCTGCGGACCTACCTCGAGGACGGCGGCTTCCGCGCCTTCACGACGAACTTCGAGGACCTCGGCGGTCTCCGCCAGCTGCCCGGCATCGCCGTCCAGCGGCTCATGGCCGAGGGCTACGGCTTCGCCGGCGAGGGCGACTGGAAGACCTCGACCCTCCTGCGCACCCTCAAGGCGATGGCCGAGGGGCTGCCCGGCGGCACCTCCTTCATGGAGGACTACACCTACGAGCTCCGCCCGGGGAAGCAGAAGATCCTCGGCGCGCACATGCTCGAGGTCTGCCCCTCGATCGCCGCGGCCACGCCGTCGTGCGAGGTCCACCCGCTCGGCATCGGTGACCGCGAGGACCCCGTGCGGCTCGTCTTCGACGCCGTCCCCGGCCCCGCGGTCATCCTCGGCATGAGCGACATGGGCGACCGGTTCCGCCTCACGCTCAACGAGGTCGAGGTCGTCGAGCCCGACGAGCCGCTGCCGAACCTGCCCGTCGCCCGGGCCGTGTGGGAGCCGAAGCCGGACCTGCGGACCTCCGCCGAGTCGTGGCTGCACGCGGGCGCCCCCCACCACACGGTGCTGTCCTCGGCGCTGGGGACGGACGCCGTCGCCGACCTCGCCGAGGCCCTCGGCGTCGAGCTCGCCGTCATCGACGGGCAGACGACGGCCCGCCGCTTCCGCGACGAGCTGCGCTGGAACGCCGCCTACCACCGGCTGGCCATGGGCTTTTGAGCCCGAGGCCGTCGACGCCCCGTCCACCGCTGCGGTGGGCGGGGCGTCGTGCCGACCGCGCCCTCTCGCCGCGCGCGAGCGGCCTCCTCTGCCTACCGTTTACGGCGTACCAGTTGGTGACGACCGAGGAGGCAGCATGTCGGCAGGCGACAAGATCAAGAACGTGGTCCAGCAGACCGTCGGCAAGGCGGAGGAGCTCGTCGGCAAGAAGACGGACGACGCCGAGCTGACCGCGCAGGGCCAGAAGGACCAGAGCATGGGCGCGGCCCGTCAGCAGACGGAGAAGGCCAAGGACGCCACCAAGGACGTCACCGGCCACTGAGCCCCCGCACCACCTCCGAGAGCCGGCGCCCCCACGGGGCGCCGGCTCTCGGCGTCCCGGGAGTCTGCGCGTCGATGTGACGGTCCGCCGTCAGATCGACGCGCGCACCTCCTCGGCGCGCGAGCCACGTCGCGACGTGGAGCGGGTGCTCGGCGCAGCCGTCGCCGGGGCGCCACCCCAGGCCCGTCCCACCGGGCGCGACCCGCCACGGGCGGTGAGACTGGCGCCTGCCCGTGACCGTCGTCCCCACCTGAGGAGGCCCCCGTGCGCCGCACGCTCGCCGTCGCCGCCTGCCTGCCCCTGCTCGTCCTCACCGCCTGCGCCGGAGCGCCGGACGTCTCGCCCGCCGAGGCCGACGAGATCGCCGCGAGCGAGGGCAGCGCCGAGGACAGCGCCGCCGAGGACGGCACGAGCGGGGACACCGAGGGCTCGGCCGACGACGAGACGTCGCCCGAGGGCGCCGGGGAGGGGGCCGGCTCCGCCGGCTCCACCGAGGAGCAGACCGACGCCGACCTCGAGGTCATGCTCATGAGCCCCGGCGGCACCCAGGTCGGCACCGTCGAGATGACGGAGATGCAGGGGTCCGGCGGGTCCGAGGACCGTCACCTCGAGATCCACGTCACCGTCGAGAACCAGGAGCCCGGTTTCAAGGGCTTCCACGTCCACGAGACGGGGCTGTGCGAGCCCGACAGCGCGTCGCCCACCGACCCGACGACGACCGGCGCCTTCCTCTCCGCGGGCGGCCACCTCGCCGCCGAGGGCGAGGACCACGGCGCCCACACCGGGGACCTGCCGTCCCTCCTCGTCGGCGAGGACGGCACGGGCAGCCTCACCGTCATGACGGACGCCTTCACGCTGGCCGACCTACAGGACGCCGACGGCAGCGCCGTCATGGTCCACGAGGGGCCGGACAACTTCGCGAACATCCCCGAGCGCTACGCGCCCGACGGCCCCGACGACGAGACGCTCCGCACGGGCGACTCGGGCGGCCGCGCGGCCTGCGCCGTCGTCGAGGGCTGACCGACGCCGTCGACGGCCCGGCCCCGCGGGGTCAGGCCGTCGGCGCGGCCGCGGTGCTGCGGCGCACGACGACGTCCGGCGCCACGACCCGGTGCTCGACGGGGGAGGCCGCGTCGGCGAGGCGGGCCAGGAGCATCTCCACCGCCACCTCGCCGACCCGGGCGAAGTGCTGGCGCACCGTCGTCAGCGGCGGCTGGAGGTACGCGGCCTCGGGGACGTCGTCGAACCCGGTGACCGACAGCCGCCCCGGGACGTCGACGTCGTGCTCGCGCAGGGCCAGCAGGAGCCCCAGCGCGGAGTGGTCGTTCGGCGCGACGACGGCGGTGGCCGTCCGGTCCGCGAGGAGCTCGAGGCCCGCGCGGTAGCCCTCCGCGGGCGACCAGCCGCCCGCGAGCACGGGCGCGGGCTCGAGCCCCGCGGCCTCCATCTCGTCCTCGTACCCGGCCGCGCGCCCCTCCGACTCCCACCAGCCGGCGGCCCCGCCCACGTGGCGGACCTCGGTGTGGCCGAGGTCCAGCAGGTGCCGCACGAGGGCGCGCGCGCCGCCGCGGTGGTCGACGTGGACGGTGGGGACGCCGTCGACGGGCGCGCCGGACGCGCAGACGACGGGGAGGCCGACGGGCAGGTGCTCGGCGAGGTCGGGCAGCTCGTGCAGCGGGGCGGTGACGACGACGCCGTCGACCCCGCGGTCGGAGACCTGCGCGAGGCGCTCGAGGACCTCCTCGCGCCCGGTGCCGTCGGCCGAGGCGATCATCGTCGCGTAGCCGGCGCCGTGGGCCGCCCGCTCGACGGCGGCGAGCATGCTCGAGGGCCCGTGCAGCGGGGCGCTGGAGGCGACGACGCCGAGGGTCAGCGTCTGCCGGGTCACGAGCGCGCGGGCGGCGCGGTTGCGCCGGTACCCCAGCTCGGCGATGGCCGCCTCGACCCGCTCGCGGGTCTCGGGGCGGACGCTGTGGTGGCCGTTGAGCACCCGCGACACCGTCTGGTGCGAGACGCCGGCGCGACGCGCGACGTCGGTCATGACCGGCGCGCGGGCCGGGACGGGGGTGCTCACGGGTCGGATGGTGCCAGCCGCCGCAGGGGGCGCGCGTCCCCCTGCGGCGGCCGGGTGCTCAGGCGCCGGCGGCGGCCAGCTGGACGACGGCCCAGGACAGCGGCGGCAGCGTGAGCCGCGCCGTGCCGTCGGCCACCTCGACGCCCTCGAGCGGGCGCATCCCGACGGCGTCGGGCGCCTCCGCGGTGTTCGTCGTGTACCGGTCCTGGCCGGGGCCGGCCGCGAGGACGAGCGCCTCGGCGACGCGCAGGTCGCCGAAGGCGCGCAGCGGCACCTCGACGGTGGCGGCCTCGTGCTCGTCGCGGTTGGCGAGGAAGAGGCTGAGGACGCCCTCGCCGGCGGACGACGACGCGCGCGCCGCCGGGTCCCACGTCGCGGCGGCGTCGACGAGGTCGACGTCGTCGAAGCGGGCCGTGGAGATCCGGTCGCCGCGGGTGCGGACGTCGAGGATGTCGCCGGTCGCGCGGTGGCGGACCTGCTCGAAGGGGTGGGCGATGGTCTGCTTCCAGGCCGGCCCGCCCTCCTCGCTGCGCAGCAGCCCGATGACGTTGACGAGCTGCGCCTGCGCGCCGACGGCCACCCGGTCCCCGTGCCGCAGCAGCGAGTTGAGCAGCGTGCCGACGACGACGGCGTCCGTCACCGAGTACTCGTCCTCGATGACGCGGGGCGCGACGTCCCACGCCGTCAGCGACCTCGCGCGGTCGCTGGCGTTCCAGCGCGTCTGGTACCAGACGTTCCACTCGTCGAAGCTGATGCCGATGTGCTTCTTGTGGCGGCCGCGGGCGCGGACGGCGTCCGCCGTGGCGACGACCTCCTCGACGAAGGCGTCCATGTCCTTCGCCGAGGCGAGGAAGTCGGCGAAGGTCTGGTCGCCGGTGTCGCTCTCCTCGTAGTACGCGTGGGCGGAGATGTAGTCGACGTCGTCGTAGGTCTCCTCGAGGACGACGCGCTCCCACTCGCCGAAGGTCGACATCCCGCGGCCCGAGCTGCCGCAGGCGACGAGCTCGACGGACGGGTCGACGGTGCGCATCGCGCGGGCGGTCTCGGCGGCCAGGCGGGCGTACTCGTGCGCCGTCTTGTGGCCCGTCTGCCAGGGGCCGTCCATCTCGTTCCCGAGGCACCACAGCGTGATGCCGTACGGGTCCTGACGGCCGTGGCTGCGGCGCAGGTCCGAGAGCCGGGTGCCGGAGGGGTGGTTCGCGTACTCGAGGAGGTCGCAGGCCTCCTGCATCCCCCGGGTGCCGAGGTTGACGGCCATCATCACCTCGGTGCCGACGCGCTCGGCCCACGTGGCGAACTCGTCGAGGCCGAACTGGTTCGTCTCGATCGTCCGCCACGCCCGGTCGAGCCGGCGGGGCCGCTGGTCGCGCGGGCCGACGCCGTCCTCCCAGTCGTAGCCCGAGACGAAGTTGCCGCCCGGG includes:
- a CDS encoding LacI family DNA-binding transcriptional regulator, which encodes MSTPVPARAPVMTDVARRAGVSHQTVSRVLNGHHSVRPETRERVEAAIAELGYRRNRAARALVTRQTLTLGVVASSAPLHGPSSMLAAVERAAHGAGYATMIASADGTGREEVLERLAQVSDRGVDGVVVTAPLHELPDLAEHLPVGLPVVCASGAPVDGVPTVHVDHRGGARALVRHLLDLGHTEVRHVGGAAGWWESEGRAAGYEDEMEAAGLEPAPVLAGGWSPAEGYRAGLELLADRTATAVVAPNDHSALGLLLALREHDVDVPGRLSVTGFDDVPEAAYLQPPLTTVRQHFARVGEVAVEMLLARLADAASPVEHRVVAPDVVVRRSTAAAPTA
- a CDS encoding superoxide dismutase family protein, which translates into the protein MRRTLAVAACLPLLVLTACAGAPDVSPAEADEIAASEGSAEDSAAEDGTSGDTEGSADDETSPEGAGEGAGSAGSTEEQTDADLEVMLMSPGGTQVGTVEMTEMQGSGGSEDRHLEIHVTVENQEPGFKGFHVHETGLCEPDSASPTDPTTTGAFLSAGGHLAAEGEDHGAHTGDLPSLLVGEDGTGSLTVMTDAFTLADLQDADGSAVMVHEGPDNFANIPERYAPDGPDDETLRTGDSGGRAACAVVEG
- a CDS encoding alpha-N-arabinofuranosidase encodes the protein MPHARLTLDPDFVVGPVPHRLFGSFVEHMGRCVYTGIFEPDHPTADGDGLRGDVLELTKQVGPTVVRYPGGNFVSGYDWEDGVGPRDQRPRRLDRAWRTIETNQFGLDEFATWAERVGTEVMMAVNLGTRGMQEACDLLEYANHPSGTRLSDLRRSHGRQDPYGITLWCLGNEMDGPWQTGHKTAHEYARLAAETARAMRTVDPSVELVACGSSGRGMSTFGEWERVVLEETYDDVDYISAHAYYEESDTGDQTFADFLASAKDMDAFVEEVVATADAVRARGRHKKHIGISFDEWNVWYQTRWNASDRARSLTAWDVAPRVIEDEYSVTDAVVVGTLLNSLLRHGDRVAVGAQAQLVNVIGLLRSEEGGPAWKQTIAHPFEQVRHRATGDILDVRTRGDRISTARFDDVDLVDAAATWDPAARASSSAGEGVLSLFLANRDEHEAATVEVPLRAFGDLRVAEALVLAAGPGQDRYTTNTAEAPDAVGMRPLEGVEVADGTARLTLPPLSWAVVQLAAAGA
- a CDS encoding CsbD family protein — encoded protein: MSAGDKIKNVVQQTVGKAEELVGKKTDDAELTAQGQKDQSMGAARQQTEKAKDATKDVTGH
- the araA gene encoding L-arabinose isomerase, with the translated sequence MRSALETREVWFVTGSQGLYGPETLEQVAEQSRRVADELGASSDVPVRVVWKPVLTSSDAILRLAREASADDACIGLVAWMHTFSPARMWIAGLNVLDVPLLHLHTQADAALPWASLDMDFMNLNQAAHGDREFGYIQSRLGVPRTTVVGHVSDPSVTARVGAWVRAAVGRAELRSLHLARFGDTMRDVAVTEGDKVDAQSRLGVTVNAYGVNALVGAVAEATDAQVDALADEYEQTYVVAPELRRGAERHDSLREAARIEVGLRTYLEDGGFRAFTTNFEDLGGLRQLPGIAVQRLMAEGYGFAGEGDWKTSTLLRTLKAMAEGLPGGTSFMEDYTYELRPGKQKILGAHMLEVCPSIAAATPSCEVHPLGIGDREDPVRLVFDAVPGPAVILGMSDMGDRFRLTLNEVEVVEPDEPLPNLPVARAVWEPKPDLRTSAESWLHAGAPHHTVLSSALGTDAVADLAEALGVELAVIDGQTTARRFRDELRWNAAYHRLAMGF
- a CDS encoding L-ribulose-5-phosphate 4-epimerase, which translates into the protein MPEEVRREVARLRDQLVVLHAELVRNGLVVWTGGNVSARVLGADLFLIKPSGLSYDDLDAASMVLCTLDGEAVDPAQQPSSDTGSHAYVYRHMPEVAGQVHTHSTYACAWAARAEEIPCVLTAMADEFGGPIPLGPFALIGGEDIGRGVVETLTGHRSKAVIMQNHGVFTIGKDAKAAVKAAVMCEDVARSVHIARQLGETVPIPQDAVDSLYDRYQNVYGQRPAAPSAPGAGADAGAGTTAEEASR